The following are encoded together in the Lactuca sativa cultivar Salinas chromosome 1, Lsat_Salinas_v11, whole genome shotgun sequence genome:
- the LOC128127021 gene encoding uncharacterized protein LOC128127021, giving the protein MEKSLTESEQLTECKGKSLQTIKELTNQHHSPPNQHHPLPTTARTHHPPNTTIITTLPPPPPQPYPPPSPPAAPIILHHHHHPSLTNITTKHPHTPPPTHRHSLSPPTTNKHHHPHPTSNKTTTPTAKHHHHLHHHHPPLTTTNHHHHHHHHMPPLHSTTTHHHHTSLPAHQHH; this is encoded by the exons ATGGAAAAATCACTTACTGAAAGTGAACAACTTACAGAATGCAAGGGCAAATCC ttacaaacaattaaagaACTCACCAACCAACACCACTCACCACCAAACCAACATCACCCACTACCCACCACCGCCCGCACTCACCACCCACCAAACACCACCATCATTACCACCCTACCACCACCCCCACCCCAACCctacccaccaccatcaccaccagcCGCACCTATCATCctccatcaccatcatcacccaTCACTTACTAACATAACCACCAAACATCCCCACACACCACCACCCACCCACCGCCATTCActatcaccacccaccaccaacAAACACCATCACCCTCACCCAACATCCAACAAAACCACCACCCCTACTGCcaaacaccaccaccacctccaccatcaCCATCCACCACTAACCACTAcaaaccatcaccaccaccaccatcaccacatGCCACCACTACACTCcactaccacccaccaccaccacacgTCACTACCCGCTCACCAACACCACTAG